The region ttcgccaaaactagcaagaatccatggagggattgagagatagcaagctccaaGAGGTCAACCATGGTGGGGGAAAAAGCTTGCAAGAGGATTAAGGTTGAAGGTCGAAGAAGGGGGTATAAATACCCCCAAGGAAAATGTGGCTATTGCACACAGCCACTAACCTGGGCACCCGGACAAAAGGGTACCTGGACACCCAACAGAGAAAAACGACATacaaccccgggcacccggacatACAAGTAAAGCAACAGGGCAAGGGGACCGGACACCCGGGGTAGGCCGAGAGGGGCTGCTGGGATGGGCCAGGCACCTGGGGGCCCCAAACCTCGTGCATTTGCACCAGGCGGGGAGGGACGAGGAGGTGGTGGGGAGGGGTCGGGCACCCGGGGCccaaaccccgggcacccgcaccggaCAGAGAAAGTGGAGAGGAGGTGAGGGAGCGGCCCGGATGACCCCGAGCACCCGGGGGTACGAGACCCCGGGCACCCAGACCCACTAGAGAGGTGTCTAAGGAGGGGCTCGGGTGACCCTGGGCACCCGGACCCACTAGAGAGGTGTCTAAGGAGGGGCTCGGGTgaccccgggcacccgggggtcaaGGACCCCGGACACCCGCAGTAGGTAGAGAGAGTGGGACCGGTAAAATTGAAATggtcacaacttttgcaaacgaacTCCGAATTTGATGGAACCAAGTTCGTTGGAATGCTAAAGACAAGGTCTAACACAATCTAGATATAAATATCAATAAATAGCAATTGAgaaaatacccaaaataaaatggtgagaaccctttctcAAATAATAACGGTAAAAACTCCAACACCGAAACGCAAAAGAAGATGCATAGGAAAtcggttttcgatttactagagctTGTCATGAAGGTAACCACAAGATCTAAAACCTCACAAATAGAAAATCCTAACAAGAATCAAGAAAtatgatgccaaggatgcaaagaTTGAGCTCTCTTCGAATGATACGAATAAGCTACTCACTCGTGAGCCCTCTTGATAGTACATCTATCGATCCTATAATCCGGTCTCCCAAATAACACCATTTGGCCGGTAAAACAGAAAACATATCAAAGGACAAACCTTTGCGTTGAGCATACTCCATTTGAGctagatgatgaagatcttgaccTCCTCAACTtgtaccacctttcttgattgcgttagcttgatgaagactagtagattgctcccccatactccactatgcgtGAGCCACTccatggcacatcttcacaagtccattgtcaccacaatggacggccagCATCAAGGACGTGATCTTTTCATGATGCTCCACTAGATCTTACACACCgcaatcttgatgatgatcaccatttgatgtcatcctctccatgggttgtatgataccttcctcttgacgcaagcccatggaaacatacctaaccccacatagaactctcacgtaCACCATGGGTTAGTTCACAAAGCGTAATGGGCAATGCTtatcataccatgggatcacttgatccctcttggtacatcttgcacgctttgtgagttgatcaacttgattcactctttgtacatagtcttgatcaaccttgaatctttccaactctcttcatttggttgatgtcttgaaggtaaacatgaattatcacacaatcttcttcttcaaaacatgcttgcaataatctcaacactcacatgaccaatctttggataattccttaatagcaccttgatcAATTTATAaaatccttgaaaccaacacatggacttcaagaaataccTATGGACAAATccctcaaatataactcaatgcaaccattagtccatatagaatgtcatcaattaccaaaaccacacatgggggcaccacatgtcctttcagaTGATAAATGTGAAAGCAGCTAGTGAAATCACAAAGTTTGAATATGATTTGAGCTATAGTACATGTGTACGTTGTCATTGTATACACTTGGTTTGAGTCACTGGGCCTTAATTTTCTCCGGACCATCAATCTCACGCGTTTGATGATAGTGGTACCTTATTCACCTATTGTCTTGTTATTCTGGTCTGGGTTTGGAATATCCTCTGCCATGGAGCTGCGAGAAAAGGTCCATAGTTTCCTATAACTTGGTAAGCAAAATAAAAAATTGATAATAGGAATAGATGGCATCAAATATTAACACAATCCAATGAACTACCTAGTATGGTATACCTACTAATGCGTACAATACAAAGACAGGTGCATCACATGAAAAATGTCAAAGCAGGTAGCAAACTCTCAAAATTTGAATATCATTTGAGCTACGGTCCATGTGTACATTTTCATTGTACACACTAGGCTGTAGTTATTAGATCTGTGAGGGCCACCCAATAATTCTTACTAACCAACTATTGTATTACCCATTTGGATTATTTTACCTACAGTTGATGTCTTTTATGCATGTTGACACTTTTTGGTACAAGGAATGTAAACACCTAGCCGCCGCCGGCCAGAACAATTGGTCGCTGCATAGTCAAAGTGAACCGTGAACAAGTTTAGCAAATTGAGAATATTAGTTTTGTGCAGTCCATACacgttaactaatttaattaataaCACGTTCTTTGATAGGGTCCAAGAATCACCCATCAAACTCGGTAACACGCCAGAAACAAGCATGTATGCACATGCATGAACCTGAGGCTTAACCACCCCAAGGTGGAGTCATGCCGCATGCTTTAAAAAGTTCTTTCCAAAAGTTTGTGCAGTCGGATTTACCGATTCAACATCTCAAGATGGAAATAGTGTTCAAACATGGATTATGCATTGTATACCAGAACAATATGACCGATGTCTGCTACTTGGTCAATCGAGTTGCTTTTCCGTTAGAATTTAATTAGCTTGTTCATCTCGTCTTGTTGTGTGTGTAACCGTGTCTGAAATTATAGACAATTAACATGCATACACCAATGCACGTCTAGACGTTAAGAGCTAAGCCTAGATTGCATAGGTAACAATTATAGTGACCCAAGGGCGGTTCTGGGCGCGTGCCCATACATAGGCGGTGATTGGGAAGGTGTACAGGATGGGGTGTCTTCTTCATCTCCTGGCATAGTGGCTTCACCTGTGGGGGTGGCCTCTAAATGGGCTTTGCAACAGGCTCATTTTGGCTACTTTGACAGCAACAGTGGCTCAGTGGCAGACCAGATTATCCCCAAAAATGCTGCTTTCAAAGTGCCCAGATCCAGACTGCTTACATATGACAACCCTTCCACACTCACAAGTCTCATTCACGTCGGTCTGGAGTTTAACTTGGAACCACTTCCTCCACATGTCAAAGTGAAGCTCGACGTTGAGGAAGCATTCACAGAGATTAATAAAGCACGCGATGTGCAAGCTAGAGTCGGGAGTGAGGTGGTGCATTTGCAGGCATTAAAATTGGAGAATACCATAGTAAAAGAGATGGATTGGGTAACTAAGACCGCAGAGGAAGAAAGGGATGAAGCTAACCCATTTGTAATCCTACGACTTGGGCATGTTCTCCGCGAAGACGCAACTGTCCGCCATCTTGATCACCAATGAATAGGTAATTGCGACCGTAGGTTGCAAGAGGCAGCCGATGTTAACAAGATGCAACAACATAGTGCCAGTGATGGTGCATGGCATCTATTAGCCCTTGGTCAATAAGTACACCTTCTCCTTGGCCTTGGCAGTTGTGGTGCTTTTCCCATGCCGGCGATCTTGTCGTCCCTCATCGGATGCTTGGACTTGGGAGCCATGGAGCAGCGGTGCAACAGAGCATGGAGTAGctgcgcgaggaagaagaagaggaaaatgggCTGGCACATAAAGGCTTTCCTTCGTTAATCCCCTCTTTGTAAGTGAATGGACGGAGGAACGGCGGCAGCAAAGCCCCTCCACGTGGTAGGAAATCCCTTCACATCCCCATTAATACCTCTTAAAGTGCATGAGGATCTAGGGGTTGTCGTTAATTCTCGAGGAGATCAAGGCACACACCGCCGTGAGATGGGATGTGGCCTAGGTGGGGCCTCCACACGTCATTTTGAGCGGTTGTGAGGCTGTGCACATGGGCCGGATTGTCTGGGTGAAGAGACCAGCCAATCTGATTGAGAGCAAATCGGGTCCAACAATTTAACTAGTATTACACGAGAATACGTTGATTGGAAGTTAGTTGTGCCTAAATATCAATGTGCATGTGAGCTATCTTCACGAAAAGTCAAGACTGGAGTGGTTCATCCAAATTCGGGAGCAGTCCGGCTATAGGAGATCGACGACGTACTGTTAATGGAGCTTCGAAGAACCAATTTTAACCTTGTCAAGCGAGAAGGTAGTGTTTTATATCAGTGCCGATCAGGAGTTTGCCAAGCTTGAAGACTGGTCCAGGGGCTACTTATGGTGTTATAGCCTAGTGGTACCTCACCTTATAATTTCCGGTCCAAGTAGGTTAGTCTGAGGCCTCCTAGATCAATTTTCACCCCAGGCCATCATGCCGGTCCAAGGGCCCTGTAGAAGGAACTCTCTGAAGGCCTTATTATCCAAGACAAGGAAGCCAGAGCGATGCAAGACTCCCCTCCATAGATGTAGCCGGCTAGGTCATGTAACCCTATGGTCCACAGTATCTTATACATAAGCCAGGGCAGAGCTAATCAATAGACACAATTACAATCTCTCAATTCAACAACAACAATCACAATATACATGAGCATGAGTACGTTTTTCCTCGCAAGGAGGGCCCGAACCTATATAAACATGTCTCATGTTTCTCCTCCGATCTATTGACCATGCCGGGATACCCTACCGAGTGATCTACCCTAATCAGCGTTGACACTATGGGAAACAATGTTTTTTTACCCGTATAAAAGTGATTGACATGGCTGTAATAGTGAAACAGAAAGTAAAGTTTTGTATATTTGAACTTCTTTCAATTACATATGGCCCGAAGCACATATTTCTTATCATCAAATTTGATGTTCTTCCTTCAAGAAATAAAAGAACACACTTTAATTACCTTTGCTTAGGATTTCAGCACAATTTGACTACCTGCCATATGCACAAAAAGGGTTTCTACATAGCTAGCTTGTCAAAATTGTTACACTATTAATTAGAGATCAAGAATAATCCTAAATCTTCTCCAGGGCTTGGAGAATATCATCCTTGAGATCCTCAAACTTCTCAATCCCGAAGCTAAACCTCACCAAGTTGTCCTTGATCCCATTCTTGGCCTTCTCCTCATCACTCTTCCCCCTGATAAATACACAATCCATGCAATATAAGTCAAAATGTCGACCATAAATATATATAGTGTGAATCATCCTCTAAGATgcaaacgagaggaaccctagagcGCCACGTACCAGAAGGACATGACTGCCGGCTGCTGCACGAGGCTCTCACACCCGCCAAGTGAGGTTGCGATGAGGGGTATCTCCAATGCGTCGATGAACCTCATGACGCCATGCAGGTCTGATGCCACCTCAAAGCTGATGACGCCACCGCAACCGGTCATCTGGCTCTTGGCGATGTGGTGCCATGGGCTGTTGATGAGTCCAGGGTAGTACACCCGCTCAATCTTGGGATGGTTCTCGAGCAAGCGCGCCATGCGCAATGTAGTGTGGTTTTGTGTTTCCACGCGAAGTGCCATCGTCTTGAGGCCGCGTATGATCATGTAGGCTGCGTCCTGCAGTAATTCAGTTCCAATGCAAGTGGTAAGCTTTCTAGTTTCTTGAATAAGAATGGGTGTTAACATATGTACTACAGTTAATATATACTACATACCGGACTAATGGCGCAGCCGAGGTCGTGATGCCACACACGTATCCTAGAGATGAGCGCATCCGAGCCGCTGATGCATCCTGCAATGACCTGAAATGGTATAACATGATGAGAAGTCTTAAACTATATAGACACCACTAGTGATCATGGAAGTAAATGAGCAAAATGGCAGTGTAATTGTACGATCTACGAAAATACATGTGATCTAGGGTAGCTACTCACGTCGTGATGGCCGGCGATGTACTTTGTGGCAGAATGCACGACGATATCGGCCCCGACGGTGAGTGGCTTCTGATTGATGGGCGAGGCGAGGGTGCTATCGATGCACACCAGAGCCCCTTTGCAGTGACACAGCTCCGCGGCGAGCTTAATGTCGATGCACTTGAGATGGGGGTTCGTCGGACAGTCAGTGTAGAAGAGTGTCACCTGCATCATAGCCAAGCATCCCAAGAGTCAGAAAAAATCGACATACATGCATATGGATCCCTTGATTATATATGTGTTATGGAAATTAACTTACGTCGCCCTCGTCAAGAACGGCCTTGAGTGTCTCCATGTCATTCAGCTCGACGAATGTCACCTTGATGCCCATCTTGGAGAGCTTGTCACGGATGAAGGCGCGCGCCTCGCTGTAGCACTCGGTCGTGGTCACCACGTGGCCGGCGCCGGGTGGCACGAGCGCGAGCAGCGTGGCGACGATGGCGTTCATGCCCGAGGACGTGACAAGCGTCGACTCGGCCCTCTCCAGCGCGCTGATCTTGTCCTCCAGGACCTTCACAGTGGGGTTACCGTAGCGGC is a window of Triticum dicoccoides isolate Atlit2015 ecotype Zavitan chromosome 2B, WEW_v2.0, whole genome shotgun sequence DNA encoding:
- the LOC119367040 gene encoding probable cystathionine gamma-synthase 2, with translation MARSSSPLVNKGSPTEQRRLLRARRSSKRVTALSPEAVLDATLPTTEQQDDAGVIAAATALKQDATLSDETLAVHAGEKMGKNGAMDTDSIATPIVSGTTHWFKSSHDLIAFKEGRRHSFEYGRYGNPTVKVLEDKISALERAESTLVTSSGMNAIVATLLALVPPGAGHVVTTTECYSEARAFIRDKLSKMGIKVTFVELNDMETLKAVLDEGDVTLFYTDCPTNPHLKCIDIKLAAELCHCKGALVCIDSTLASPINQKPLTVGADIVVHSATKYIAGHHDVIAGCISGSDALISRIRVWHHDLGCAISPDAAYMIIRGLKTMALRVETQNHTTLRMARLLENHPKIERVYYPGLINSPWHHIAKSQMTGCGGVISFEVASDLHGVMRFIDALEIPLIATSLGGCESLVQQPAVMSFWGKSDEEKAKNGIKDNLVRFSFGIEKFEDLKDDILQALEKI